In Hwangdonia lutea, a single window of DNA contains:
- a CDS encoding ferritin-like domain-containing protein — protein MSYSEEISNKLNELLIKNYDAEKGYLNAAENVDSPTLKIFFKRRASERSEFAKELRTEILRYGEIPEDSGSFKGTMHRNWMSLKSLFTSNDEEAILEEAIRGEEASLEEYNQILKDRTLPPTIDTLLFKQKNAIQAAINTEKVHEELVS, from the coding sequence ATGAGTTACAGTGAAGAAATTTCAAACAAATTAAATGAATTATTAATTAAGAATTACGATGCCGAAAAAGGGTATTTGAATGCGGCTGAAAATGTGGATAGTCCAACCTTAAAAATTTTCTTTAAACGAAGAGCTTCAGAGCGCAGCGAATTTGCTAAAGAATTAAGAACCGAAATTTTGCGTTATGGCGAAATACCCGAAGATTCCGGTAGTTTTAAGGGTACAATGCACAGAAACTGGATGAGCTTAAAATCGCTATTCACATCAAACGATGAGGAAGCTATTTTAGAAGAAGCCATTAGAGGCGAAGAAGCGAGTCTTGAAGAGTATAATCAAATTTTAAAAGACAGAACTTTGCCACCAACAATAGATACACTATTGTTTAAACAAAAAAATGCGATACAAGCTGCAATTAATACTGAAAAAGTACACGAAGAATTAGTGTCGTAA
- a CDS encoding lactonase family protein: MNTLYVGTYTNGASEGIYQFEFNSESGELTNKQLAASSENPSFISYWPDKNFMYAVNENDNGHISAFKVENDKTLTFINKVSTEGAHPCHVAVNEQGDKAVVSNYTGGNFSLHTIKNDGALNEAFQVIDHKTDSIASHAHSAQFFKDDLLVSDLGRNAVFSYRLNSDKYELVSPSIVNLDENSGPRHFSLTKDGNFIYIINELSSTITSAKKTENGFELIETLSTLDANFKGESYCADIHLSKDEQFLYGSNRGENSIVVFKRDTVSGKLNKTQNMSVHGDWPRNFTIDPTGKFLLVANQKSNNISVFKIDEISGTLRFLHAVELPSPVCLLF, translated from the coding sequence ATGAACACACTATATGTTGGCACCTATACCAATGGCGCAAGCGAAGGCATTTATCAATTCGAGTTTAATTCTGAAAGTGGCGAATTAACCAATAAACAATTAGCCGCAAGCTCTGAAAACCCTTCATTTATAAGCTATTGGCCCGATAAAAATTTCATGTACGCCGTAAATGAAAATGACAACGGCCATATTTCAGCCTTTAAAGTTGAAAACGACAAAACCTTAACATTTATAAATAAAGTAAGTACTGAAGGCGCGCATCCTTGCCATGTAGCTGTTAACGAACAAGGAGACAAGGCTGTCGTATCAAACTATACGGGCGGGAATTTTTCGCTACACACGATTAAAAATGATGGTGCTTTAAATGAAGCCTTTCAGGTTATAGACCATAAAACAGACAGCATCGCTTCTCATGCACATTCGGCACAGTTTTTTAAGGACGATTTATTGGTTTCAGATTTGGGGCGTAATGCCGTTTTTAGTTATCGATTGAACAGCGATAAATATGAGTTGGTTTCTCCATCTATTGTAAATCTGGATGAAAATTCTGGTCCGAGGCATTTTTCGTTAACAAAAGACGGCAATTTTATTTACATTATAAACGAGCTTTCTAGCACGATTACGTCTGCTAAAAAAACAGAAAATGGGTTTGAACTCATTGAAACACTATCAACTTTAGATGCTAATTTTAAAGGGGAAAGTTACTGTGCCGATATTCATTTATCTAAAGATGAACAATTTTTATACGGCTCAAATCGGGGCGAAAATTCAATTGTTGTTTTTAAGCGAGATACCGTTTCTGGCAAGTTAAACAAAACACAAAACATGAGTGTTCACGGCGATTGGCCACGAAATTTCACCATAGACCCAACGGGTAAATTCTTGTTGGTAGCCAATCAAAAAAGCAACAATATTTCTGTTTTTAAAATTGATGAAATTAGCGGAACACTCCGTTTTTTACATGCTGTAGAATTACCATCTCCAGTTTGTTTATTATTCTAA
- a CDS encoding 30S ribosomal protein S16: MPVKIRLQRHGKKGKPYYWIVAADSRSKRDGKYLEKLGAYNPNTNPATVELDVDGAVKWLQNGAQPTDTAKNLLSYKGALLKNHLAGGVRKGALTEEQAEAKFTAWLEEKANKIQAKADGLSEAEAKAKAEALAAEKAVNEARIAAAAPVVEEEVAEDAAPEEAKASNEEE, translated from the coding sequence ATGCCAGTAAAAATTAGATTACAAAGACACGGTAAAAAAGGAAAACCTTACTATTGGATCGTAGCAGCAGACTCGCGTTCAAAAAGAGATGGTAAATACTTAGAGAAATTAGGTGCTTACAACCCCAACACAAATCCAGCAACGGTTGAATTAGACGTTGATGGCGCTGTAAAATGGTTACAGAATGGTGCACAACCAACTGACACGGCAAAAAACCTATTATCTTACAAAGGTGCTTTATTAAAAAATCATCTAGCAGGTGGTGTTAGAAAAGGGGCGCTGACCGAAGAGCAAGCTGAAGCAAAATTTACAGCTTGGTTAGAAGAAAAAGCAAACAAAATTCAAGCAAAAGCCGATGGTTTATCTGAAGCTGAAGCTAAAGCAAAAGCTGAAGCATTAGCTGCCGAAAAAGCAGTTAACGAAGCAAGAATAGCTGCAGCTGCTCCTGTTGTTGAAGAAGAAGTAGCTGAAGATGCTGCTCCTGAGGAAGCCAAGGCTTCTAACGAAGAAGAATAA
- the rimM gene encoding ribosome maturation factor RimM (Essential for efficient processing of 16S rRNA) — protein sequence MQKKDCFYLGKIVKKYSFKGEVLAKLDTDEPDIYENLDAVFLELRNNLIPFFVESSQLHKSELLRIKFEDVNTEADADAIMKSHLYLPLDLLPKLEGDKFYFHEVIGFTIEDKNFGKVGVLKGINDSTAQSLFEIDRDGIEILIPMNDEFILKVDRENKTILVETPEGLIDLYLEA from the coding sequence ATGCAAAAAAAAGACTGCTTTTATTTAGGTAAAATTGTAAAAAAATACAGTTTTAAAGGCGAGGTTCTTGCAAAACTAGACACCGACGAACCTGATATTTACGAAAACCTCGATGCTGTATTTTTAGAGCTAAGAAATAATCTAATTCCATTTTTTGTTGAAAGCTCTCAACTTCATAAATCTGAATTATTACGCATCAAATTTGAAGACGTAAATACCGAAGCCGATGCAGATGCTATTATGAAAAGCCATTTGTATTTACCGCTCGACCTATTACCAAAACTAGAAGGCGATAAGTTTTATTTTCACGAAGTTATTGGATTTACCATTGAAGATAAAAACTTTGGTAAAGTTGGGGTTTTAAAGGGCATTAACGATTCTACGGCACAATCGCTTTTTGAAATTGACCGAGACGGTATTGAAATTTTAATACCTATGAACGACGAATTTATTTTAAAAGTAGATCGAGAAAATAAAACGATTTTAGTGGAAACACCTGAAGGCTTGATTGATTTATATTTAGAAGCATGA